In one Bacillus thuringiensis genomic region, the following are encoded:
- a CDS encoding alanine/glycine:cation symporter family protein — METFVNWLNNIVWSPALVYLCLGVGLYFSIRTKFLQVRHVGEMVKLTFQGEKSEAGVSSFQALALSLSGRVGTGNIAGVATAVAFGGPGAVFWMWAVAFLGAGSAYVESTLAQIYKTKHQGQFRGGPAYYIEKGLGVKWYALVFVAATILATGLLLPGVQANSIAVSLETAFGINTTVSGAILVVVLALIIFGGVKRIVNVAQVVVPFMAIGYILVACVIVAMNIEKLPEAFMLIIRSAFALEAAFGGIIGLAISWGVKRGIYSNEAGQGTGPHAAAAAEVSHPAKQGLVQAFSVYIDTLFVCSATAFMMIITGMYNVFDASGKNFIVNKLNGAQPGPGYTQAAVESVFPGFGNGFVAISLLFFAFTTIMAYYYIAETNIAYLNRDKDRPWLSMVLKFVFLGAVFYGCIKTAATAWALGDIGVGIMAWVNIIAILLLQKPALVALKDYEKQKKEGKDPVFDPQPLGIKNADFWEHEYGKDKKEEVS; from the coding sequence TTGGAAACTTTCGTAAATTGGTTAAATAATATTGTTTGGAGTCCAGCACTTGTTTATTTATGTTTAGGAGTAGGTTTATATTTTTCCATTCGAACAAAGTTTTTACAAGTAAGACACGTAGGAGAAATGGTGAAGCTGACATTTCAAGGAGAAAAATCAGAGGCTGGTGTTTCTTCATTTCAGGCGTTAGCACTTTCTTTATCAGGGCGCGTTGGGACAGGGAATATCGCTGGGGTAGCAACAGCGGTTGCATTTGGTGGACCAGGGGCTGTATTTTGGATGTGGGCAGTAGCCTTCTTAGGAGCAGGTTCTGCTTATGTAGAATCGACATTAGCGCAAATATATAAGACGAAACATCAAGGACAGTTCCGAGGTGGTCCTGCTTATTACATCGAAAAAGGTTTAGGAGTTAAATGGTATGCTTTAGTGTTCGTTGCAGCGACAATTCTTGCAACAGGACTTTTATTACCGGGTGTACAAGCAAATAGTATTGCTGTAAGTTTAGAAACGGCTTTTGGTATTAATACTACCGTATCAGGGGCTATATTAGTTGTCGTATTAGCTCTTATTATTTTCGGTGGAGTGAAGCGAATTGTTAACGTAGCGCAAGTTGTCGTACCGTTTATGGCAATAGGCTATATTTTAGTAGCTTGCGTCATTGTTGCTATGAATATTGAAAAATTGCCAGAAGCATTTATGTTAATTATAAGAAGTGCATTTGCATTAGAAGCTGCTTTCGGTGGTATTATCGGTTTAGCAATTTCTTGGGGAGTAAAACGTGGTATTTATTCCAATGAAGCAGGGCAAGGAACTGGACCACATGCAGCAGCAGCAGCTGAAGTATCACATCCAGCTAAGCAAGGTTTAGTGCAAGCATTTTCCGTTTACATTGATACATTATTTGTTTGTTCAGCAACAGCATTTATGATGATTATTACAGGCATGTATAACGTATTTGATGCAAGCGGAAAAAACTTTATCGTTAATAAATTAAATGGTGCTCAGCCAGGACCAGGATATACACAGGCGGCGGTAGAATCTGTTTTCCCTGGATTTGGAAACGGTTTCGTTGCAATCTCGTTATTATTCTTCGCGTTTACAACAATTATGGCGTATTACTACATTGCAGAAACGAATATTGCGTACTTAAATCGAGATAAAGATCGTCCTTGGTTGTCTATGGTACTAAAATTTGTTTTTTTAGGAGCTGTATTCTACGGCTGTATTAAAACAGCAGCAACGGCGTGGGCTTTAGGTGATATCGGTGTAGGAATTATGGCATGGGTAAATATCATTGCGATTTTACTATTACAAAAACCTGCATTAGTCGCATTAAAGGATTATGAAAAACAGAAAAAAGAAGGAAAAGATCCAGTATTCGATCCGCAGCCATTAGGAATTAAAAATGCTGATTTTTGGGAGCATGAATACGGGAAAGATAAGAAAGAAGAAGTATCTTAA
- the glnH gene encoding glutamine ABC transporter substrate-binding protein GlnH produces MLKMKKLFMLIIFSCLFVLVVAGCGSKKDEAKETNTKQGRAVEQIKKRGKLVVGVKNDTNLFGLKNPSTGQVEGFDVDVAKALAKKILGDEKKLELKEVTSKTRIPMLKNGDIDAIIATMTITEERKKEVDFSDVYFKAGQSLLVKKGSNIKSVDDIKQGVKVLAVKGSTSTNNIRQKSPEATVLEFENYSEAFTALKAGKGDVLTTDNAILYGMAKQDSNYEVVGKIFTDEPYGIAVQKGADDLTKEINTLIKDMKASGEYDKLYEKWIGQKPEK; encoded by the coding sequence ATGCTTAAAATGAAAAAGTTGTTTATGTTAATCATATTCTCGTGTTTATTCGTACTTGTCGTTGCTGGGTGTGGAAGTAAAAAAGATGAGGCGAAGGAAACAAATACGAAGCAAGGCAGGGCTGTTGAACAAATTAAGAAACGAGGGAAATTAGTAGTCGGGGTAAAGAATGATACGAATTTATTTGGATTAAAAAATCCTTCAACAGGGCAGGTAGAAGGATTCGATGTTGATGTCGCGAAGGCACTTGCGAAAAAGATTCTTGGAGATGAAAAGAAGCTAGAGCTGAAAGAAGTAACGTCTAAAACACGTATTCCAATGCTGAAAAATGGTGATATTGATGCAATTATTGCAACAATGACAATTACGGAAGAACGCAAAAAAGAAGTGGATTTTTCAGATGTATATTTTAAAGCAGGACAATCGTTACTTGTGAAAAAAGGAAGCAATATTAAGAGCGTTGATGATATAAAACAAGGCGTTAAAGTATTAGCTGTAAAAGGATCAACATCTACAAATAACATTCGTCAAAAGTCACCAGAAGCGACTGTATTAGAGTTTGAAAATTATAGTGAGGCATTTACAGCGTTAAAGGCAGGTAAAGGTGATGTGTTGACGACAGATAATGCGATCCTTTACGGAATGGCAAAACAAGATTCTAATTATGAAGTAGTAGGAAAAATTTTTACAGATGAACCATACGGAATTGCAGTGCAAAAAGGGGCAGATGATTTAACGAAAGAGATTAATACTTTAATTAAAGACATGAAAGCAAGCGGGGAGTATGACAAATTATATGAGAAGTGGATTGGACAAAAACCAGAAAAGTAG
- a CDS encoding amino acid ABC transporter permease, which translates to MPDFSILTNNIDMYLEGFKYTVMSSVIALIGSFILGVILAVMRIAPIRILNWIGSAFVEFVRNIPLVLIAFIFYFALPVIGITLNGFVAGTVTLTVYTAAFIAEVIRAGILSVAKGQMEAARSSGLTYVQAMYYVVLPQAVKIVIPPLGNQFLNLVKNSSILGIIAGADLMYQGDLISTKTFVTFDVYIFVGMFYLILTIPLSMLVRYLEKRLAKEAV; encoded by the coding sequence GTGCCTGATTTTTCTATATTAACGAATAACATTGATATGTATTTAGAAGGATTTAAATATACAGTTATGTCTAGTGTAATTGCATTGATAGGCAGTTTTATTTTAGGAGTAATTTTGGCAGTAATGCGTATTGCACCTATTCGTATTTTAAATTGGATAGGATCAGCTTTTGTGGAGTTTGTAAGAAATATTCCACTCGTATTAATTGCATTTATATTCTATTTTGCTTTACCTGTAATAGGAATTACTTTAAATGGTTTTGTAGCAGGAACAGTTACGCTTACGGTATATACGGCAGCTTTTATTGCGGAAGTAATTCGCGCTGGTATTTTATCAGTTGCGAAAGGGCAAATGGAAGCTGCCCGCTCTTCAGGGCTAACGTATGTGCAGGCGATGTATTATGTTGTCTTACCCCAAGCTGTGAAAATTGTAATTCCCCCTTTAGGAAACCAGTTTCTCAATTTAGTTAAAAACTCTTCAATACTTGGAATCATTGCTGGTGCTGATTTAATGTATCAAGGAGATTTAATTTCAACGAAGACGTTTGTTACGTTTGATGTTTATATATTTGTCGGGATGTTTTATTTAATATTAACAATTCCGCTCAGTATGCTAGTGCGTTATTTAGAAAAACGCTTGGCAAAGGAGGCGGTGTAA
- a CDS encoding amino acid ABC transporter permease, with protein sequence MDFKGAITGDHILFLLKGLLITLEVALIAIVLSFIIGSVIGILRYTKIPVVSQVLGVIVELIRNLPLLLIIFFTYFALPEAGLKLEIITAAIVALTIFEAAMISEIVRSGLLSIEKGQVEAARSSGLTYVQALWHIILPQALRRMVPPLVSQFISLLKDTSLAVVISLPELMHNAQIISGQNVNYMIPTFILVACMYFIVNYSLSILSRRLELR encoded by the coding sequence ATGGATTTCAAGGGAGCAATTACAGGAGATCATATTCTATTTTTATTAAAAGGGTTACTTATAACATTAGAGGTAGCGCTCATAGCAATTGTACTTAGTTTTATTATTGGAAGTGTAATCGGTATATTGCGCTACACGAAAATACCTGTCGTCTCACAAGTATTAGGAGTTATAGTTGAACTGATTCGAAACTTACCACTACTGTTAATTATATTTTTCACGTATTTTGCACTTCCAGAAGCAGGCTTGAAATTAGAAATTATAACAGCTGCAATTGTTGCTTTAACAATATTTGAGGCAGCAATGATATCTGAAATTGTTAGAAGTGGTTTATTGTCTATTGAAAAAGGGCAGGTTGAAGCCGCACGATCTTCGGGATTAACTTATGTGCAAGCGCTTTGGCATATTATTTTGCCACAAGCATTAAGGAGAATGGTTCCGCCGCTTGTCAGTCAATTTATTTCATTGCTGAAGGATACGTCGCTAGCGGTTGTTATATCACTCCCTGAGCTTATGCATAATGCTCAAATTATTAGCGGGCAAAATGTGAATTACATGATTCCAACATTTATATTAGTAGCTTGTATGTACTTTATCGTAAATTATAGTTTATCAATTTTATCGAGAAGATTAGAACTTCGTTGA
- a CDS encoding amino acid permease: MQQPTNEKLHRTMKSRHLFMIALGGVIGTGFFLGSGYTINQAGPGGAILSYLVGGFIMYLTMLCLGELTVAMPVSGSFQKYATKFIGPGTGFMIGWLYWLGWAVTVGLELTSIGLMMKRWFPNVDVWVWCLVFGVILYASNAISAKSYAELEFWFSSIKVITILAFVVLGGSALLGFISYDGKEAAPLFSNFVSDGGLFPNGLAAVLLTMITVNFSFQGTELIGIAAGESENPEKTIPRAIRNTVWRIMLFFILTMTILVGLISWKEAGVIESPFVVVFDKIGIPYAADIMNFVIITALLSVANSGLYAATRILWSLANEGMAPTSFQKVNKRGIPITALVVTIAVAGLSLFTSFLAEDTVYMYLLSIAGLSAVSSWIIIALSQLRFRSQYIKGGGKLEDLKYRTPLYPIVPILALITNSIVVISLAFIPEQRMALYCGIPFIIFCYIYYYISKKRQKPMKVEMEKTNETNNQTR; the protein is encoded by the coding sequence ATGCAGCAACCAACGAATGAGAAATTACATCGCACGATGAAGAGTAGACATTTATTTATGATCGCACTTGGTGGTGTAATCGGAACTGGTTTTTTCTTAGGTTCAGGTTACACTATTAATCAGGCTGGACCAGGGGGAGCCATCCTTTCATATTTAGTAGGCGGATTTATTATGTATTTAACAATGCTTTGTCTTGGAGAGTTAACGGTAGCGATGCCGGTTTCAGGATCTTTCCAAAAGTATGCAACGAAGTTTATTGGACCAGGAACGGGCTTTATGATTGGCTGGTTATACTGGCTTGGCTGGGCAGTAACAGTGGGTCTAGAATTAACGTCAATAGGTTTAATGATGAAAAGATGGTTTCCAAATGTTGATGTTTGGGTATGGTGCCTTGTATTCGGTGTTATTTTATATGCTTCAAACGCAATTTCGGCAAAAAGTTATGCTGAATTAGAATTTTGGTTTTCTAGTATTAAAGTAATTACAATCCTTGCATTTGTCGTTCTTGGTGGTAGTGCATTATTAGGATTTATATCATATGACGGAAAAGAAGCAGCACCTCTTTTCTCTAACTTTGTAAGCGATGGTGGACTTTTCCCGAATGGACTAGCTGCCGTACTACTTACAATGATTACAGTTAACTTCTCATTCCAAGGAACAGAGTTAATCGGAATTGCAGCGGGAGAAAGTGAAAATCCAGAAAAAACAATTCCACGTGCGATCCGTAATACAGTATGGCGCATTATGTTATTCTTCATTTTAACGATGACAATTTTAGTAGGATTAATTTCTTGGAAAGAAGCAGGCGTAATTGAAAGTCCATTCGTAGTCGTATTTGATAAAATTGGTATTCCATACGCAGCTGATATTATGAACTTCGTTATTATTACTGCGTTATTATCTGTAGCGAACTCTGGATTATATGCAGCGACACGTATACTATGGTCACTTGCAAATGAGGGAATGGCACCAACTTCCTTCCAGAAAGTAAATAAGCGTGGTATTCCAATTACAGCGCTAGTCGTAACGATTGCGGTAGCAGGTCTTTCTTTATTCACAAGTTTCCTTGCAGAAGATACAGTATACATGTACTTATTATCTATAGCTGGTTTATCAGCTGTTTCAAGTTGGATCATTATTGCTCTATCGCAACTTCGCTTTAGAAGTCAGTATATAAAAGGCGGAGGAAAGTTAGAGGACTTAAAGTATAGAACACCACTATACCCAATTGTTCCAATTTTAGCTTTAATTACAAATAGTATCGTTGTTATTAGTTTAGCATTTATTCCTGAACAAAGAATGGCGTTATACTGTGGTATTCCATTTATCATTTTCTGCTATATATATTATTATATTAGTAAGAAACGGCAGAAACCGATGAAAGTGGAGATGGAAAAAACAAATGAAACTAACAATCAAACACGATGA
- a CDS encoding OsmC family protein, with translation MKLTIKHDDIEADLSYDQLAIGKENGYSPLQLLVSSIAGCSAIVFRTILEKKRITYDTFTIETEIGRSEALSKPVESVHLHYKIKAENITEEQLDKALQLAVKNCTIVQSVKDSIKVTETIELIK, from the coding sequence ATGAAACTAACAATCAAACACGATGATATAGAAGCAGATTTATCGTATGATCAATTAGCGATTGGAAAAGAAAACGGGTATTCACCGTTACAATTACTCGTTTCTTCTATCGCAGGGTGTAGTGCAATTGTCTTTCGAACGATTTTAGAAAAGAAACGTATTACATATGATACGTTTACAATCGAAACTGAAATTGGTAGAAGTGAAGCTTTATCGAAGCCAGTTGAAAGTGTTCATTTGCACTATAAAATTAAAGCAGAAAACATTACAGAAGAGCAGCTGGACAAGGCGCTGCAGCTTGCAGTGAAAAATTGTACGATTGTTCAATCTGTAAAAGATAGTATAAAGGTTACGGAAACAATTGAGCTAATAAAGTGA
- a CDS encoding HIT family protein, which yields MDCLGCKLANEEEKIYKVYEDDYVTCFLDHAPFYPGHTLIVPKQHVVEVDELDDVVAKSIMDASKLIAKAIKIVYKPDGVTVCQNGGVFNELTHYHMHVVPRYKERSFAEFYTVQPEEKKNHNLEETKNLLKEAIEHMLLTEKA from the coding sequence GTGGACTGTTTAGGTTGTAAATTAGCAAACGAAGAGGAAAAAATATATAAAGTATATGAAGATGATTATGTAACTTGCTTTTTAGATCATGCGCCTTTCTACCCAGGACATACTTTAATTGTGCCAAAGCAGCATGTTGTAGAAGTAGACGAATTAGATGACGTTGTAGCAAAATCCATTATGGATGCTTCTAAGCTTATTGCAAAAGCGATTAAGATAGTATATAAACCTGACGGAGTTACAGTTTGTCAAAATGGTGGAGTATTTAACGAGTTAACACATTATCACATGCATGTCGTACCAAGATATAAAGAGCGCTCATTTGCTGAGTTTTATACGGTGCAACCAGAGGAAAAGAAGAATCATAACTTGGAAGAGACAAAGAATTTGTTAAAAGAAGCGATAGAGCATATGCTGCTTACTGAAAAGGCGTAA
- a CDS encoding RNA polymerase sigma factor — translation MKVTNNDYEKMEELYELYEQKIYYVAYSILNNIQQAEDAVQETFITLYKNLEKLHNLATQELKRYILRVAKNKAIDSYRKNKRHETFLEEYERESVEAVDENIEEWEKRKMSELQIDALLKELNESNRQVFKYKVFYNLTYQEISSVMGITEANVRKQFERARKRVQNMIGGIQHDEFKELQRNI, via the coding sequence ATGAAAGTTACAAACAACGATTATGAAAAGATGGAAGAGCTATACGAGTTGTACGAACAAAAAATTTATTACGTAGCTTATTCTATTTTAAATAATATTCAGCAGGCAGAAGATGCAGTTCAAGAGACGTTTATTACTCTTTATAAGAACTTGGAAAAGCTCCATAACTTGGCTACTCAAGAGCTTAAACGTTACATTTTGAGGGTCGCGAAAAACAAGGCAATTGATAGTTACCGGAAAAATAAACGACATGAAACATTTTTAGAAGAATATGAAAGAGAATCAGTAGAGGCAGTAGATGAAAATATTGAAGAGTGGGAAAAACGTAAAATGTCTGAGCTTCAAATTGATGCATTGCTAAAAGAGTTAAATGAATCTAACAGACAGGTGTTTAAGTACAAAGTCTTCTATAACTTAACGTATCAAGAAATTTCAAGTGTTATGGGGATAACGGAGGCAAATGTCCGCAAGCAGTTTGAACGCGCTCGAAAACGAGTCCAAAATATGATAGGAGGTATACAACATGACGAATTCAAAGAACTCCAAAGAAATATATGA
- a CDS encoding DUF4367 domain-containing protein, with protein MTNSKNSKEIYELAEKIALDDFDKLEEQHEFSHTYTRKKKLFMEEMKLQDGQPLKKCKRHRMLIAAACLLIGMPTTVFGAVKVYNMIVQKQNYEVNVSLTNKDSKKSDQWYKLKVGKLPENMEAIDDSAMKYSFKDNYAKGGFSFILWRVGKDSNFKTLYSKSYEEKEINGKKAVIVNKENGNNNLAFNREVFLFFEKEGIMLQSYIGNDVNEEQMVDVLGNISLEPTSKEKASYISDYDKKYFSQESKTTKVIPLKKDSKRLFHIGQKVPVTISMDNSQIEYVIEKVEAFDSIKDFKQENFNEMGLGILSRNQALDQAGQLIPYRRDKYKIGNGKDSIDQLVESKLIHPKFVYLTTTVKNIGKQATEEIYMTPSIKVLEDKGNAWQYAGKDGIAEKNIMTGEVDYLEPHGDGKSFYNIGSITPGETVKVNLGYFVDEDKLDSIFLDAFNYRGIGDTENMNSKNRWWFDIRQS; from the coding sequence ATGACGAATTCAAAGAACTCCAAAGAAATATATGAACTTGCTGAAAAAATTGCTTTAGATGATTTTGATAAACTTGAAGAACAACATGAATTTTCACATACATATACGCGCAAAAAGAAATTGTTTATGGAGGAAATGAAGCTGCAAGATGGACAACCGCTGAAAAAGTGTAAAAGACATCGTATGTTAATCGCTGCTGCTTGCTTATTGATCGGCATGCCGACAACCGTTTTTGGAGCAGTGAAAGTCTATAATATGATCGTTCAAAAACAAAATTATGAAGTAAATGTTTCCTTAACAAATAAGGATTCGAAAAAGAGTGATCAGTGGTATAAGTTGAAGGTTGGTAAATTGCCAGAAAATATGGAAGCAATTGATGACTCTGCTATGAAATATTCATTTAAAGATAACTATGCAAAGGGTGGATTTTCTTTCATTCTTTGGAGAGTAGGAAAAGATTCGAATTTTAAAACGCTGTACTCAAAAAGCTACGAAGAGAAAGAGATAAATGGTAAGAAAGCAGTGATTGTTAATAAAGAAAATGGAAACAATAATTTAGCGTTTAACAGAGAGGTCTTTCTCTTTTTTGAGAAAGAGGGGATCATGTTACAAAGTTATATTGGAAACGATGTAAACGAAGAACAAATGGTGGATGTGTTAGGGAACATTTCACTTGAGCCTACGTCAAAAGAAAAGGCATCATATATAAGCGATTATGATAAAAAGTATTTTAGCCAAGAAAGTAAAACAACTAAGGTAATTCCTTTGAAGAAGGATAGCAAACGACTATTTCATATAGGGCAAAAGGTTCCAGTAACGATATCTATGGATAACAGTCAAATTGAATATGTGATAGAAAAAGTTGAAGCCTTTGATTCAATCAAAGATTTTAAACAAGAGAACTTTAATGAAATGGGCTTAGGAATACTAAGCAGGAATCAAGCTTTGGATCAAGCTGGACAATTGATACCATATAGAAGGGATAAATATAAAATTGGAAATGGTAAAGATTCAATTGATCAATTAGTAGAATCAAAATTAATTCATCCTAAATTTGTCTACCTGACAACAACAGTGAAAAATATAGGTAAACAGGCGACAGAAGAAATCTATATGACTCCATCTATAAAAGTTCTTGAAGATAAAGGAAATGCATGGCAGTATGCTGGGAAAGATGGAATCGCAGAAAAAAATATTATGACAGGCGAAGTTGATTATTTAGAGCCTCATGGAGATGGAAAAAGCTTTTACAATATTGGCAGTATCACACCAGGAGAAACGGTAAAAGTTAATTTAGGTTATTTTGTAGATGAAGATAAATTAGATTCAATCTTTTTGGATGCTTTCAATTACAGAGGGATTGGTGACACTGAAAATATGAATTCGAAAAATCGTTGGTGGTTTGATATTCGTCAATCGTAA